The window GCCTGGTGGGCAGGCCGACGGTGGTGAGGTGAGCAGCGACGCGACCTGCATCCTGCCCGGGGCAGAGGCCGAGGCGCTGCGAGAAGCGGAAGGCGAGGCAAAGCCCGATCGCGACGGCTTCGCCATGGACGAGCCGGGTGGAATCGTAACGGGTCAAGCGCTCCAGCGCATGGGCGAAGGTGTGGCCGAGATTGAGCAGCGCCCGGTCGCCATCCTCGCGCTCGTCGCGCGCCACGACGGCGGCCTTGGCCCGGCAGGCGGTCGCGACGGCATGGTCGCGCTCGGGGCCGCCAGCCATGACGCGGCGCCAGTTGACCTCGCACCAGTCGAAGAAGCCGGCATCGTCGATCAGCCCGTATTTCACGACCTCGGCATAGCCGGCCTTGAACTCGCGCTCGCTCAGCGTGTCGAGCAAAGCGGTGTCGCAGATCACCAGCGCGGGCTGATGAAAGGCGCCGATCAGGTTCTTGCCATGGCTGGAGTTGATCCCGGTCTTGCCGCCGACGGAGGAATCGACCTGGGCGAGCAGGCTGGTCGGAATCTGGATGAGGCGCACGCCGCGGCGCAGTACGGAAGCAGCGAAGCCGGAGAGATCGCCGACGACGCCGCCACCGAGCGCGATGACGAGGTCGTTGCGCTCGATCTTGGCGGCAAGCAGCCCGTCGCAGAGCTCGATGAAGCGGGCATAGGATTTGGAAGCCTCGCCCGGTGGAATGACCAGGCGCGTCGTCGTGACGCCGGCCTGATGCAGGCAGGTTTCGAGCGCCGGCGCATGCAGGGCAGCGAGGTTCTCGTCGGTGACAATGGCGGCGCGGGCTCCAGGGCTCAGCGCGGCGATGGTCTCCGCAGCCTCGCAGAGCTGATGGCGGCCGATCAGGATGTCATAGGAGCGCTCGGCCAGCGCGACCGGCACGACGATACGCGCCGCAGCAGCGGCTTCAGAGGCCTTCAGGGCGCTCATCGCATGCCCTCCTCGCGCAGCCGGCGGTCGAGCGCAGCCATCGCATCCTCGACGACGACTTCGTGCGGGTCGTCGCGGGAGATCAGCGTGATGTCGGCAAGTGCATAGACCGGCTCGCGCTCAGCCAGCATCCGGTGCATGGTCGCCTCCGGATCGGTCGTCTGGAGCAAGGGGCGGTTGCTGCGCTTGCGGACGCGGCGCATCAGCACGTCGAATTCGGCCTTGAGCCAGATCGAGACGCCGAGCTCGGCGATGCGAGCGCGGGTGTCGGCGTTCATGAAGGCGCCACCGCCGGTCGCCAGCACCAGCGGCGCGCGCGTCGCCAGAATGCGGGAGATGACCCGGCGCTCGCCATCGCGGAACTCGCTCTCGCCGCGCTGGGCGAAGATTTCCGGGATCGTCATGCCGGCGGCGGTCTCGATCTCGGTGTCGGCGTCGACGAAGGGCAGGCCCAGGCGCGCGCCAAGGCGCTTGCCGACCGAGCTCTTGCCTGAGCCCATCATGCCCACCAGCACCACCGCCCGCGCCCCAAGCGTTGCACGCAGGGCGATCCGGTCCACCTGTTCGATCGTTTCCGCCATCGTCATCGAAAGAATTCCTCCCGCCCGCTCTAGCATGAGGATCGCAGCGCCGCCACGCCTCGTGCGGCGCGGTTGACCGGGGCTCTCAAGCCGGGCTTGTAGCGCGGCGACGAGGGTGACGGGGACATGATGCCGGTAGCCGGAGAGGATTGCGGGATCGCCGGATTGCGGCCGCCCTTCGTGCTGCTGGAGGATCGCTCCGGGGCGGGACAGGCGCTGCTCTTCGCCGATCCCGTTGAGATCGTGGAGACTACCGAGCCTTCTGAAATTGCCGATGCTTTCGCTCAAATCGAGACTGGATTGGCGCGGGGCCTCTACGCGGCGGGATTTCTCTCCTACGAGCTTGGCTACGCATTCGAGCCCCGCCTTGCCGGATTGCTGCCGGTCGGACGGAGCCTGCCGCTGCTCTGGTTCGGCCTGTTCGAGGCGCCGCGCAGCATCGCGCGAGCAGCGCTCGACCGAGAGTTCGGAATGTTGTTTCCGCCGCCGCTGGAGGCGCTCGCGTTCGGCCTGGATGAGGCCGGTCACGCAGCGGCCGTGCAGCGCGTGCTCGACTATCTCCACGCCGGCGACGCCTATCAGGTCAACCTGACCTTCCCGATCCGCTTCCGCTATCGCGGTGATCCGCTGGCGCTCTATGGCGCGCTCAGGGCGAGCCAGCCGGTCGCGCATGGCGGCATGGTCGCGACGGGTGAAGCGAGCATCCTCTCGGTCTCGCCCGAGCTGTTCATCGAGACATCGGGCGGGCGCGCCATCACCCGGCCGATGAAGGGGACGGCGGCACGTGGCGGCGATGCGCAGGCCGACGAGGCAGCGAAGGTGGCTTTGCGCGCTGATCCGAAGCAGCGGGCCGAGAACCTGATGATCGTCGACCTCTTGCGCAACGATCTGAGCCGGGTCAGCGAAACCGGTTCCGTCGCGGTGCCGGCCTTGTTCAGCGTCGAGACCTATCCCGGCTTCCACACGCTGACCTCGACGGTGACGAGCCAGCTGCGGCCGGGCCTATCGCTCCTGAAGCAGATGCAGGCGCTGTTCCCCTGCGGCTCAGTCACCGGGGCGCCGAAGCTGCGGGCGATGGAGATCATCCGCGAGCACGAAACTGCACCGCGCGACATCTATACCGGGTCGATCGGCATGATCGCGCCGGGTGGCGATATCAGCTTCAACGTTGCGATCCGGACCGCGACGCTGCTGCCGGGCGGTGAGGGCGTCTATGGCGTCGGCGGCGGCATCGTGGTCGATTCCAAGCCTGCCGAGGAATACGCCGAGTGCCGGCTGAAGGCGCGGGTGCTGACCAATCTCGCCGGGGATTACGGGCTGATCGAGACGCTGCGCTGGTCGGGCAGCTATGTCCGGCTGCCCTTGCATCTCGACCGCCTGGCCGCGTCGGCGGAGGCTCTCTGTTTCCGGTTCGATCGCGAGCAGCTGCTCGCGCAGCTGCGTGAGGCCGAAGCGTTATTCCAGATTGGCGAGGATCGCCGCGTTCGTTGCCAGCTGTGCCGCGACGGCACGCTTCAGATCACGGCGGTGCCTATGCCGCTTGCGGCCGATGGTGCGGTCCGTCTCGCCATTGCCAGCCAGCGGGTCGATGCCGGCGATCCGTTCCTGCGCCACAAGACCACGCGCCGGGCGGCCTATGAACGGGCTTTCGCCGAGGCGACGTCGCAAGGTTGCGGCGATGCCTTGCTGCTGAACCGGCAGGGCTTCGTCACCGAGACCAGCCGCAGCAACATCTTCGTCGAGCGCGACGGTGTCTTGCTGACGCCGCCGCTGGAGCACGGGCTGTTACCGGGCGTGCTGCGGCGCGAGCTGATCGAAACCGGCGCCGCCCGCGAGGCGCCCCTGCGTCTCGACGATCTCCGGCAGGCCGGGAGCTGGTTCGTTGGCAACAGCCTGCGCGGGCTGCAGCTTGCAGAGATCGCAGGCTCCGCCCTTGCATCCGATGCCCCCAATCAGAAATAACGGTTGGGGTGCATGGGGAATCGCCGGCAGTGCCGACGCTGTTCAAGTTTCTGACGTTTCTCGCGGTTATCGCCGGCCTGATCTATGGCGGCATGATCGCGCTGGTGACTTTCGTGCAGCCCGAGCCGCGCGAGATGGTCGAGGTCGTGCCGCCCTCGAAGCTGCAGAAATGAGCAAGCAGGCGCGCGCCTGGCTGAACGGCTTCCTCGACATGCTGGCTGCCGAGCGTGGCGCCGCCAAGAACACGCTCGAAGCCTATGAGCGCGATCTCGACGACTATCTCGGCTTCGCCGCGAGCCAGGGCGGGCCGGCGGCGATCACGGCCGGTGATGTTCGCGCCTATCTCGTCGACTTGTCGGAGCGCGGGCTCAAAGCCTCCTCGGCGGCGCGGCGGCTCTCGGCGGTCCGGCAGTTCCATCGTTTCCTCTACACGGAAGGGCTGGCGGGAGGCGATCCGACCGCGGCGATCGAGGGGCCGCGGCTCGGCCGGCCGCTACCGAAGGTGCTCAGCGTCGTCGAGGTCGACCGGCTAATCGGCACGGCGCAGCAGATGGCGGAGCAGGAGAAGCAATCGCCGGCGGCGCGGGCGCGCAGCGTCAGGATGCGCTGCTTGATCGAGATGCTCTACGCCACCGGCCTGCGCGTCTCCGAGCTGATCGCACTGCCGCTCTCGGCCGCGACCACGCGCGAACGTTTTCTCGTCGTGCGCGGCAAGGGCGACAAGGACCGGCTGGTGCCGCTGAATGAGGCGGCGCGCGTTGCGGCCGTGGCGCATCTCGCCTTTTTGCGCGAGCAGGGCGCGGCCGAGGGGCGCTGGCTCTTTCCCTCCGATGGCGAGAGCGGGCACCTCACCCGCCAGGCTTTCGGGCGCGACCTCAAATCGCTCGCGGCGGCGGCGGGCCTATCGCCGGCGAAGGTTTCGCCGCATGTGCTACGGCACGCCTTCGCCAGCCATCTCTTGCAGAACGGCGCGGACCTGCGCGTCGTGCAGGAGCTGCTCGGCCATGCCGACATCGCGACGACGCAGATCTACACCCACATCCTCGACGAGCGGCTGAAGAGTATGGTGCGCGACCTGCACCCGCTGATGGACGGCGAGAGCTAGCTCAGGCTGCGTTCGGTGTACTCGGAGCCGGCTCCTCGCCCCTCCTGCCGCAGAGCGCCAGCATGGCGCGGGCGATTTCGGCCTCGCCCATGATGGTGCGGCTGGCGCCGCATTCCCTGAGATGCTCGACCTCGGCGACGGAATGGGCCCGGGCGATGATCGGCAGGCCGGGATTCTGCTTGCGGGCCTGCTCGCAGACCTGGCCGGCTTCGAAACTGCCGGGAATGGCGACGAAGAGGCGTTTTGCCTGCGCCAGCCCGGCGGCAGCGAGCACTTCCGGATCGGCGGCATTGCCGACGAGGACCTCGGCGCCGTCGCGCCTTGCGGCGGCGACGCCATCGTCCTGGTCCTCGATCACCAGCAGCTTCTCGCCCATGGCCGCGAGGCCGGCGCCGAGCAGCGAGCCGACGCGGCCATAGCCGACGACGACGATATGGTCGGTGAGAGCGGTCGGCGCGATGTCGCGTTCGGGGGCGGGAGCAGGCTCGGGCTCCGGCGCAGCTGCTGGAGCCTCCGGTACCGGCGCCGGTACTGCCTCGGCTGGCTTTGGCTTGGCCGGCGCCGGCTCGGGCGGGGCGAAGCGGTCGACCAGCTTGAACAGCAGCGGGTTGAGCACGATCGAGAAGATTGCGCCGGCCAGGATCAGGTCACGGCCCTGCTCGGGCAGCAGCTTCAGCGAGACGCCGAGCCCGGCGAGGATGAAGGAGAACTCGCCGATCTGCGCCAGGCTCGCAGAAATCGTCAGTGCGACCTGATCGGGCTTGCCGAAGGCGCGCACGATCAGCCAGGCCGCCAGGGTCTTGCCGAACAGGATGATCGCGATGGTGGCGATCAGCGGGAATGGCGAGCGCAACAGGATGCCGGGGTCGAACAGCATGCCGACCGAGACGAAGAACAGGACGGCGAAGGCATCGCGGAGCGGCAAGGATTCCTCGGCGGCGCGATGGCTGAGCGGCGATTCGCTCAGAATCATGCCGGCGAAGAAGGCGCCGAGCGCGAAGGAGACGCCGAACAGGCTTGCGGCGAGATAGGCCACGCCGAGCGCGATCGCGAGCACGGCGAGGCGGAAGAGCTCGCGCGAGCCGGTATGGGCGACCCAATGCAGGATCCAGGGGATCAACCGACGCCCGATAATCAGCATGAAGGCGACGAAGGCGGCGACCTTGGCGAGCGTCAGGCCGAGCACGCCCCAGAGGCCGAGATCGAAGCGCGTCGCCAGCGGCCCACTTCCGGCAGCGGCGCCGGAGCCGCCGTTCAGCACATCGGCGACCGCCGGGATCATGACCAGCGCGAGGACCATGGCGAGGTCCTCGACGATCAGCCAGCCGACGGCGATCTTGCCCTTTTCGGTCTGGACGATGCGGCGCTCCTGCAAGGTGCGCAGCAGCACGACGGTACTGGCGACCGAGAGCGCCAGGCCGAAGACGAGGCCGGCGATCACGGTCCAGCCGAGCAGCAGCGCGAGGCCCAGCCCGAGCAGCGTGGCTGCAGCTATCTGCACCAATGCACCCGGCACGGCGATGGCGCGGACCGAGAGCAGATCCTTCAGCGAAAAATGCAGGCCGACGCCGAACATCAGCAGGATGACGCCGATTTCGGCGAGGTCGTTGGCGAGGCCCTGATCGGCGACGAAACCGGGGGTGAACGGGCCGACCGCGACGCCGGCGAGGAGATAGCCGACGAGCGGGGAAACCTTCAATTTCTGCGCCAGCGCCCCAAAGACGAAGGCGAGGCCGAGGCCCATGACGATGATGGCGATCAATGGACCGTGATGCATGGGTCTCCGGCGGGCAGGCGGGAAGGGATGTCGCGACTTTGCGGATCGCCGCGGACCAATTCAACCTTCGATGGCAGACAAAAGTCGTGAAGCAGCTGCGACATGGCGCGCAAGGGCGAGGTCAGGCCTTGGTCGGCTTGTGCTCGAGCAGGATCTGGCCCTGTTTCTCGACGCTGAGCTTGAGCTTCTCGGCGAAGATCGCGAGCAGCAGAGGCAGCATCACCTCGACGCGCACCAGCGCATCCTCGACCTCGATCTTGCCGTTGACGGTCTGGCCGAGCGCCGCGACGCCGAACTGCAGCGTGTCGCCCTGCCAGCTCTCCTCGACGAGCTGCATGCCGAAGCCGCCGAGCTTGTCGCGGACCTTGCCGACGCCGCCCTGCAGTCGCTGGCGGGCCGCCTCGCGGCCGAGCGAATGCGAGATCGTTATAGTGACGGGGCGTTTCATGCGTCAGGTCCCGGAGGCGTGAGCGAACTGGCGTGCCGTTGAGATGGGCTCCACCGCGGGCGCTTGCAACCGTCTATGGACACGACCTTGAACGAAGTCGTCCCGAGCCACCATGAGGCGACCCGGGACGACGTGTATGAAGTGAAACTGGGTTTGAGGATCAGTTGCTGCGGGCTTCGAGCGCCTGCTGGCCATGGGGCGTGACCTTCCAGAGCTCATCGCCGGGCTCTGCCAGACCGCGACCTTCAAGCAGGCGCAGCATCGCCTCGCCGAAGATGAAGCGGCGCGTTTCCTCGTTGATGCTCTCGAGCGCGATCCACTCTGGATCGGTCATCACGATGGTCTGCGGATTCGTCGCGGTCTCGGCCATATCGTCCTCCTCCGTGGCGGTTGCGGCGGTTAGACGCAAAATCGCGAGCAATCTTGGAGAGTATATGGCCGGCTTCGGGTGGCGCTGCGGCAATTGCGCGGGTTTTCCGGGTTAGACGGCGGTTTTTCCGGATGAGCCCTAGCCGTAGGGCAGGCGCAGGCCCGCCTCGGCGGCGCAGGCCTTGAGCGCGAGCAGGATCGCGTTCTCGTTGGTCTCGACGCCGTGGCGCTGCAGGCAAGGCACCAGGATCGCCGCCTCGGCATGGCCGGCCGGGCCGATCACCGGGCAGGCAATGTCGGTGACGGCGAGGATGTCGCGGCTCGCCGCGATGCGGTGGCCGAGCGTGCGAATCTCTGCCAGCGCGACCTGCGTCTCCGGCTCGTCGAGACGCTGCCGGATCTCCGTCGGCGCCTCGCGCATCAGCCCGCGCCGGCGCGCTTCCGACTGGAAGGCGAGGATCAGCAGGCCGGAATTGGCGTCGAGCGCCGGGCGGCCATAGCCGGGGCGGACGATGACGCTGGCGTCGAGATGGCCGGCGGTGGTGGCGAGCACCACGGTCTGCGCCCGGCTCAGCACGACGAGATGGGCGGCCTGGCCGCTCTCCTCGCTGAAACGCTCCATCAATGGCAGCACGACAGAGGTGAGCTGTTTGCCGCCCGGCGTCCTGATGCCGAGATCGAACAGGCGGCGCGACAGGCCGAGCCGGTCGGTTCCCGCCTCGCGCTCGAGATAGCCGCGCTGCTGCAGCACGAAGACCATGCGGAAGATCTCGCTCTTCGAGCGCTGCAGCCGCTCGGCGATGACGCGGGTCGAGAGCGGTTCGCCGGTGTCGGCCAGCAGTTCGAGGATATCGAGGCCCTTCTCCAGGGCCGGCGCGGCATAGGCCGCTTTCTCGTCATTCTCGGCTTCAGGGAAAACGCTCATGCTACGCCTGTTTCATATGTGAAACTTGACATCAAATAAGAAGCCAAACTAGCCTCCGGGTAAAGAGGGGGAGAAATGACCGCATCGCCGCAGCATTCGTCCAGCCTATCCGGACGGCGGGCCCATGGCCCGCGGCCCCAGCAGGGCTGACGGCGATGAAGTACGGGCTCCAGTTTCGCGACGTCTTTGCGGCCTGGGAGTCTATCCTCGACGGCGTCTGGATCACGCTTCTGCTTTCGGTGGCGGCGATGCTCGGCGGGCTCGTCATCGGCGTGCTCTGCGCGGCCGGACGAACCTATGGCCCGGCCTGGCTGCGCCGCATCGTCGGTGCCTATGTCGAGATCATCCGCAATACGCCGCTGTTGGTGCAGCTCTTCCTGATCTTCTTCGGGCTGCCGAGCTTTGGGGTCCGGCTCGACGGGCTCACCGCCGCGATGATCGCGCTCGTCATCAACCTCGGCGCCTACACCACCGAGATCGTCCGCGCCGGGCTGGAAGCCGTGCCGAAGGCGCAGATCGAGGCTGGCCATTCGCTCGGGCTCTCCGGCCTGC is drawn from Bosea sp. Tri-49 and contains these coding sequences:
- a CDS encoding IclR family transcriptional regulator, with the protein product MSVFPEAENDEKAAYAAPALEKGLDILELLADTGEPLSTRVIAERLQRSKSEIFRMVFVLQQRGYLEREAGTDRLGLSRRLFDLGIRTPGGKQLTSVVLPLMERFSEESGQAAHLVVLSRAQTVVLATTAGHLDASVIVRPGYGRPALDANSGLLILAFQSEARRRGLMREAPTEIRQRLDEPETQVALAEIRTLGHRIAASRDILAVTDIACPVIGPAGHAEAAILVPCLQRHGVETNENAILLALKACAAEAGLRLPYG
- a CDS encoding polyhydroxyalkanoic acid system family protein, whose translation is MKRPVTITISHSLGREAARQRLQGGVGKVRDKLGGFGMQLVEESWQGDTLQFGVAALGQTVNGKIEVEDALVRVEVMLPLLLAIFAEKLKLSVEKQGQILLEHKPTKA
- the aroB gene encoding 3-dehydroquinate synthase, with translation MSALKASEAAAAARIVVPVALAERSYDILIGRHQLCEAAETIAALSPGARAAIVTDENLAALHAPALETCLHQAGVTTTRLVIPPGEASKSYARFIELCDGLLAAKIERNDLVIALGGGVVGDLSGFAASVLRRGVRLIQIPTSLLAQVDSSVGGKTGINSSHGKNLIGAFHQPALVICDTALLDTLSEREFKAGYAEVVKYGLIDDAGFFDWCEVNWRRVMAGGPERDHAVATACRAKAAVVARDEREDGDRALLNLGHTFAHALERLTRYDSTRLVHGEAVAIGLCLAFRFSQRLGLCPGQDAGRVAAHLTTVGLPTRLQDVPGGAGTAGEIVEAMTQDKKVKRGALTFILAHGIGRSFIAPGVTAETVHDFIESELAGT
- a CDS encoding aminodeoxychorismate synthase component I, translated to MMPVAGEDCGIAGLRPPFVLLEDRSGAGQALLFADPVEIVETTEPSEIADAFAQIETGLARGLYAAGFLSYELGYAFEPRLAGLLPVGRSLPLLWFGLFEAPRSIARAALDREFGMLFPPPLEALAFGLDEAGHAAAVQRVLDYLHAGDAYQVNLTFPIRFRYRGDPLALYGALRASQPVAHGGMVATGEASILSVSPELFIETSGGRAITRPMKGTAARGGDAQADEAAKVALRADPKQRAENLMIVDLLRNDLSRVSETGSVAVPALFSVETYPGFHTLTSTVTSQLRPGLSLLKQMQALFPCGSVTGAPKLRAMEIIREHETAPRDIYTGSIGMIAPGGDISFNVAIRTATLLPGGEGVYGVGGGIVVDSKPAEEYAECRLKARVLTNLAGDYGLIETLRWSGSYVRLPLHLDRLAASAEALCFRFDREQLLAQLREAEALFQIGEDRRVRCQLCRDGTLQITAVPMPLAADGAVRLAIASQRVDAGDPFLRHKTTRRAAYERAFAEATSQGCGDALLLNRQGFVTETSRSNIFVERDGVLLTPPLEHGLLPGVLRRELIETGAAREAPLRLDDLRQAGSWFVGNSLRGLQLAEIAGSALASDAPNQK
- a CDS encoding amino acid ABC transporter permease, translated to MKYGLQFRDVFAAWESILDGVWITLLLSVAAMLGGLVIGVLCAAGRTYGPAWLRRIVGAYVEIIRNTPLLVQLFLIFFGLPSFGVRLDGLTAAMIALVINLGAYTTEIVRAGLEAVPKAQIEAGHSLGLSGLQVFRYIVVFPALKAMFPALASQFVLLMLATSVASQISVQDLFHAASIVQSRTFRDFEVYTVIGVLYLALAIGFRGLFALIYRVVFVR
- a CDS encoding site-specific tyrosine recombinase XerD, coding for MSKQARAWLNGFLDMLAAERGAAKNTLEAYERDLDDYLGFAASQGGPAAITAGDVRAYLVDLSERGLKASSAARRLSAVRQFHRFLYTEGLAGGDPTAAIEGPRLGRPLPKVLSVVEVDRLIGTAQQMAEQEKQSPAARARSVRMRCLIEMLYATGLRVSELIALPLSAATTRERFLVVRGKGDKDRLVPLNEAARVAAVAHLAFLREQGAAEGRWLFPSDGESGHLTRQAFGRDLKSLAAAAGLSPAKVSPHVLRHAFASHLLQNGADLRVVQELLGHADIATTQIYTHILDERLKSMVRDLHPLMDGES
- the ybaL gene encoding YbaL family putative K(+) efflux transporter encodes the protein MHHGPLIAIIVMGLGLAFVFGALAQKLKVSPLVGYLLAGVAVGPFTPGFVADQGLANDLAEIGVILLMFGVGLHFSLKDLLSVRAIAVPGALVQIAAATLLGLGLALLLGWTVIAGLVFGLALSVASTVVLLRTLQERRIVQTEKGKIAVGWLIVEDLAMVLALVMIPAVADVLNGGSGAAAGSGPLATRFDLGLWGVLGLTLAKVAAFVAFMLIIGRRLIPWILHWVAHTGSRELFRLAVLAIALGVAYLAASLFGVSFALGAFFAGMILSESPLSHRAAEESLPLRDAFAVLFFVSVGMLFDPGILLRSPFPLIATIAIILFGKTLAAWLIVRAFGKPDQVALTISASLAQIGEFSFILAGLGVSLKLLPEQGRDLILAGAIFSIVLNPLLFKLVDRFAPPEPAPAKPKPAEAVPAPVPEAPAAAPEPEPAPAPERDIAPTALTDHIVVVGYGRVGSLLGAGLAAMGEKLLVIEDQDDGVAAARRDGAEVLVGNAADPEVLAAAGLAQAKRLFVAIPGSFEAGQVCEQARKQNPGLPIIARAHSVAEVEHLRECGASRTIMGEAEIARAMLALCGRRGEEPAPSTPNAA
- a CDS encoding shikimate kinase, whose protein sequence is MTMAETIEQVDRIALRATLGARAVVLVGMMGSGKSSVGKRLGARLGLPFVDADTEIETAAGMTIPEIFAQRGESEFRDGERRVISRILATRAPLVLATGGGAFMNADTRARIAELGVSIWLKAEFDVLMRRVRKRSNRPLLQTTDPEATMHRMLAEREPVYALADITLISRDDPHEVVVEDAMAALDRRLREEGMR
- a CDS encoding histidine kinase, whose amino-acid sequence is MPTLFKFLTFLAVIAGLIYGGMIALVTFVQPEPREMVEVVPPSKLQK